The following are from one region of the Methanospirillum hungatei genome:
- a CDS encoding acylphosphatase: MIRRVKIIAGGDVQAVGYREYVRKATFRKKIFGQVQNLESGEVEIIAEGEENDLKSFIENINVSEYPIDVRECNVTWHDAIGDYTKFEIIRGDKDQELFEIIDIALSHLYRIVENTTISLEKQDQMLGKQDGMISLQHDTVVEIKGLRKDSESYFEKEFSEIKRKLHSIENALNEMGIKV; the protein is encoded by the coding sequence ATGATAAGACGAGTAAAAATAATCGCAGGGGGTGACGTTCAGGCTGTTGGATACCGTGAATATGTTCGAAAAGCCACCTTCAGGAAAAAAATATTTGGACAGGTACAGAATCTTGAATCCGGAGAGGTCGAAATAATTGCAGAGGGTGAAGAAAATGACCTTAAAAGTTTTATCGAGAATATCAACGTTAGTGAATACCCAATAGATGTCCGTGAATGTAATGTCACCTGGCATGATGCAATTGGAGATTACACAAAATTTGAAATTATCCGGGGAGATAAAGACCAGGAATTATTTGAAATAATTGATATCGCATTATCACATCTCTATCGGATTGTTGAAAATACAACAATAAGCTTGGAAAAACAGGATCAGATGTTAGGTAAACAGGATGGGATGATCTCACTCCAGCATGATACGGTAGTGGAGATCAAAGGGTTACGAAAAGACTCTGAATCATATTTTGAGAAAGAATTTTCTGAAATAAAAAGAAAACTCCATTCCATAGAGAATGCACTGAACGAGATGGGAATAAAAGTATAA
- a CDS encoding response regulator — protein sequence MPVSVLYVDDEVPHLMLAREYLGASGKVTLTCVSSGKEAIDSLRTGQYDVIVSDYLMQDMDGIQLLKYVRANYEGVPFILFTGKGKEEIVISALNSGADYYIRKGSDPVIQFSELEQRILQAHAGHHAKKELAAREQLYHSVLTVQTEIFVDLLPDLTIIRANDSYGAVYGIPATDLIGKKFFHDIDERERAQITDSVKSLTPDNPDVEFERPVTYPDGKKINHLWRIEGVFGSDGSIVSAKVTGKDTSQADIARSVLQESEQKYQQTSPDVPQHIGDFDENVPLNFIIENTKPLGSWYLPELVRELKAQKAYGIASTTGAEGYRAFLIFMKGEPEGGIYIDRSGVLYGDRSVLFLKNSQNFTFYPTEPEIASRFVTGCRIYDKSHLRVPASNPIPEIRSVKKGIGNVIIDIMNNGIPVSGLRVTIKSGGKIVGNDVTSSQGQTTFQLLYGQYTGVIHNESGILRSFTFTVDTPELLQKVDLTSQ from the coding sequence ATGCCCGTTTCAGTCCTGTATGTTGATGACGAGGTTCCCCACCTGATGCTCGCCCGGGAGTATCTGGGGGCTTCTGGAAAAGTCACATTAACCTGCGTTTCTTCCGGAAAAGAGGCAATAGATTCATTACGAACAGGCCAGTATGATGTCATTGTATCAGACTATCTTATGCAGGACATGGATGGTATCCAGCTCCTCAAATACGTACGGGCAAATTATGAGGGTGTTCCGTTTATCCTTTTTACGGGCAAAGGGAAAGAGGAAATCGTCATATCTGCCCTGAATAGTGGCGCAGATTACTATATCCGGAAGGGTAGCGATCCGGTAATACAGTTCAGTGAACTTGAGCAGCGGATCCTCCAGGCACATGCCGGGCATCATGCAAAAAAGGAACTGGCAGCACGGGAACAACTCTACCATTCTGTCCTCACGGTGCAGACTGAAATCTTTGTAGATCTTCTCCCAGACCTCACAATCATCCGGGCTAATGACTCATATGGGGCAGTGTATGGTATTCCCGCAACTGACCTTATCGGTAAGAAGTTTTTCCATGACATCGATGAGAGAGAACGAGCACAGATTACAGATAGTGTCAAATCCCTTACACCAGATAATCCGGATGTTGAATTTGAAAGACCGGTAACCTATCCTGATGGAAAAAAAATCAATCATCTCTGGCGCATTGAAGGAGTGTTTGGATCAGATGGATCTATAGTTTCAGCAAAGGTAACCGGAAAAGATACCAGTCAGGCAGATATTGCGAGGAGTGTTCTCCAGGAGTCTGAACAAAAATATCAACAGACATCACCAGATGTCCCCCAGCATATCGGTGACTTTGATGAGAATGTTCCGCTGAACTTCATCATTGAAAATACAAAACCTCTTGGAAGTTGGTATCTCCCTGAACTGGTCCGAGAACTGAAAGCGCAAAAGGCCTATGGTATTGCATCGACAACCGGAGCAGAAGGGTATCGGGCATTTCTCATTTTTATGAAAGGTGAACCAGAAGGAGGAATTTATATTGACCGGTCGGGAGTCCTCTATGGAGATCGAAGTGTGCTGTTCCTGAAAAACAGCCAGAACTTCACATTTTATCCGACAGAACCAGAGATCGCAAGCAGGTTTGTAACCGGTTGCCGGATATATGATAAAAGCCATCTCCGTGTTCCTGCATCAAATCCTATTCCTGAGATCAGATCAGTCAAGAAAGGCATCGGAAATGTTATTATTGACATCATGAACAACGGAATACCCGTATCCGGACTCAGAGTAACCATAAAAAGCGGGGGAAAGATAGTTGGTAATGATGTCACATCCTCACAAGGACAGACCACATTCCAGCTTCTCTACGGCCAGTATACCGGTGTTATTCATAATGAGTCTGGAATCCTCCGATCCTTCACCTTTACGGTTGACACACCGGAACTACTCCAGAAAGTAGATTTGACCAGCCAGTGA
- a CDS encoding CHASE4 domain-containing protein encodes MRLYPKMILVIACTFFAVMVVLLFSFEYTIMDSFSSLEKKYVDQDILRAEHAIEQEIDRIQQIGTDWAEWDTTYDFLVTHDPAYISSNLALSTFEALKIRYFIIQDLNGSIIVGRGISDNAPELTEIPPDLGALINKSRTETKRAGLIGWNNTAWLIAQNPILTTHQEGPSRGTLTILNPLDQQMCADISDLLLQNVTARILTQKEKTSQNFPVLHATVTRDSIQAARVLPDIFGFPFLLLKVEGVRDLYMSGLYTRDYLFFSLLLLVICFMGVAITLINLIVIAPLGELNTELEKVGKSGLLSGRIKTGRDDEIGDLSRSINLMLDQIEQAVEQRHATEQRLSRLIALAEEGICLMGPDNHIWFANPKMASFFGMTPGELAGKSILNLLEAEQTIRPEELFADQPVHREFHTRKKDGADLYISVVAAPYPLEGGQEGHLCVMNDITTFKDNEKALLLSNKKLSLLGSMTRHDIVNQLTTIRGMLGLVHRKTTDEIILNLVEAAEEAADRVNKHIEFSKEYQKAGMQAPIWQNLGTCWNLAYAMTKKKGLTFSYQGEQVEVYADQLLQKVFYNLIDNSLKHGKNVFYISIHTKMRDSNLVILYEDDGEGIADSMKERIFERGVGSGTGWGLFFAREVLGLTGITITEQGTFGIGARFEIVVPEGGYRKVEIPTENI; translated from the coding sequence ATGCGGCTCTATCCAAAGATGATACTCGTAATTGCATGCACATTCTTTGCCGTCATGGTAGTCCTCCTCTTCTCGTTTGAATACACAATAATGGACTCCTTTTCAAGTCTGGAAAAAAAATACGTGGACCAGGACATCCTGAGGGCAGAACATGCAATAGAACAGGAGATAGACAGGATCCAGCAGATTGGAACAGACTGGGCTGAATGGGATACAACCTATGATTTTTTGGTGACACATGATCCGGCATATATCTCTTCCAACCTGGCATTATCTACTTTTGAGGCATTGAAGATCCGATATTTTATTATCCAGGATCTGAATGGAAGCATCATCGTCGGGAGGGGTATTTCTGATAATGCACCTGAACTGACTGAGATACCTCCGGATCTTGGAGCATTGATCAACAAATCCAGGACTGAAACAAAGCGTGCAGGTCTTATCGGGTGGAATAACACGGCCTGGCTTATTGCACAAAACCCAATATTAACCACACACCAGGAAGGGCCTTCCAGGGGGACGCTTACAATTCTCAATCCACTTGACCAGCAGATGTGTGCTGACATATCAGATCTTCTGTTGCAGAATGTAACCGCACGGATTCTGACACAAAAGGAGAAAACCTCCCAAAACTTTCCTGTCCTGCACGCGACAGTCACCAGAGATTCAATTCAGGCAGCCAGGGTTCTCCCAGACATTTTTGGATTCCCATTTCTCCTTCTCAAGGTAGAAGGAGTTCGTGACCTCTACATGAGCGGGCTGTATACCAGGGATTACCTCTTCTTTTCCCTCCTGCTGTTGGTTATCTGTTTCATGGGGGTTGCCATAACACTCATCAACCTTATCGTCATCGCCCCTCTTGGGGAATTAAACACAGAACTTGAAAAAGTTGGAAAAAGTGGATTACTATCAGGGCGGATTAAAACTGGACGGGATGATGAAATCGGGGATCTCAGCAGATCTATAAATCTCATGCTTGATCAGATTGAGCAGGCCGTAGAGCAGCGACATGCGACTGAGCAACGCCTTTCAAGACTTATTGCCCTGGCAGAAGAAGGAATCTGTCTGATGGGGCCGGACAACCATATCTGGTTTGCGAATCCAAAGATGGCATCATTTTTTGGAATGACACCCGGTGAGCTGGCTGGTAAAAGTATATTGAACCTCTTAGAGGCTGAACAGACGATACGACCAGAGGAACTATTCGCTGATCAACCAGTTCACCGGGAATTTCACACCAGGAAGAAGGATGGGGCTGATCTGTATATCAGTGTCGTTGCAGCACCCTATCCCCTTGAAGGTGGGCAGGAAGGGCATCTCTGTGTTATGAATGACATAACAACCTTCAAGGACAACGAGAAGGCTCTCCTCCTCTCAAACAAAAAACTCAGTCTGCTTGGGAGCATGACCAGGCATGATATCGTAAACCAGCTGACCACCATTCGTGGAATGCTTGGCCTCGTCCATCGGAAGACCACAGATGAGATCATCCTGAACCTTGTGGAGGCGGCAGAAGAGGCAGCTGACCGAGTCAATAAACATATTGAATTTTCCAAAGAGTACCAGAAAGCCGGGATGCAGGCTCCAATCTGGCAGAACCTTGGTACATGCTGGAATCTTGCCTATGCCATGACAAAGAAAAAGGGATTGACATTCAGTTATCAGGGCGAGCAGGTAGAGGTATACGCTGATCAGTTACTGCAAAAAGTGTTCTATAACCTCATCGACAACAGCCTCAAGCATGGAAAAAATGTCTTTTACATCTCTATTCACACCAAAATGAGAGACTCTAACCTGGTGATTCTCTATGAAGATGATGGGGAAGGCATTGCAGATTCTATGAAAGAGCGGATTTTTGAACGGGGTGTTGGATCTGGTACCGGATGGGGACTTTTTTTCGCACGGGAGGTTCTCGGACTGACTGGTATTACCATCACTGAGCAGGGAACTTTCGGAATTGGTGCCAGGTTTGAGATCGTGGTTCCGGAAGGGGGTTATCGCAAGGTTGAGATCCCCACAGAGAACATTTGA
- a CDS encoding type II secretion system F family protein yields MGLFGDRKKEKISVDPKSEEIYSKIETYYHYSEGTLRFIKHPFRTLFEKPINILYVSVPAGLLFFIVGLTMALQNGGPGALLTNSFIDDVAVFTTVIIVGPLAVTDLLEGRRITSIEIALPNFFRDLAGMHESGMTLPGAIHLVSQAEYGALTRHIRQLDQRISWNFAFIDAIRQLGKEIPIPLVERSVDLVARASDAGGDIVEVLRAAGKDSAEYVIMKTDRKNNMFIYVIIILASFAVFLFVVMILVSSFLKTMADLGAETGASGQAGFNLGGFDLALYIRVFSHAGMFQGFFSGLVAGVMGEGRVTAGLKYSVLMLLIAWVTFRFMV; encoded by the coding sequence ATGGGACTATTTGGGGACCGGAAAAAAGAAAAAATCTCGGTTGATCCGAAGAGTGAAGAGATTTATTCAAAAATTGAAACGTACTACCACTACTCCGAGGGCACACTCCGGTTTATCAAACACCCGTTCCGGACCCTGTTTGAAAAACCGATCAATATTCTCTATGTGTCAGTCCCGGCAGGCCTTCTCTTTTTTATTGTCGGACTCACGATGGCCCTTCAGAATGGAGGTCCTGGAGCCCTTCTGACAAATTCGTTCATAGATGATGTAGCAGTATTTACAACGGTTATCATCGTCGGACCCCTGGCGGTAACTGATCTTCTTGAAGGAAGACGAATCACGAGTATCGAGATTGCGCTTCCCAACTTTTTTCGGGATCTGGCTGGTATGCACGAAAGTGGTATGACCTTGCCTGGTGCTATTCACCTGGTATCTCAGGCTGAGTATGGTGCTCTCACCCGGCATATCCGCCAGCTTGATCAGCGCATATCATGGAACTTTGCATTCATTGATGCCATACGCCAGCTTGGAAAAGAGATCCCGATCCCTCTTGTGGAACGGAGTGTGGATCTTGTAGCGCGTGCGAGTGATGCCGGTGGTGATATCGTTGAGGTTCTGCGTGCAGCCGGGAAGGACTCAGCAGAATATGTGATCATGAAGACTGACCGGAAGAACAACATGTTCATCTATGTCATCATCATCCTTGCATCATTTGCAGTGTTCCTCTTTGTAGTCATGATCCTGGTTTCATCGTTCCTGAAGACCATGGCCGATCTTGGAGCAGAAACGGGGGCATCTGGTCAGGCAGGATTTAACCTGGGAGGGTTTGACCTGGCTCTCTATATACGCGTCTTCTCTCATGCCGGTATGTTCCAGGGATTTTTCTCAGGGCTTGTTGCCGGTGTCATGGGTGAAGGGCGTGTTACAGCAGGGCTGAAATATTCAGTTCTGATGCTCCTTATCGCCTGGGTTACATTCAGGTTTATGGTATAA
- a CDS encoding type II secretion system F family protein has product MNSYERFCFSLLGSRMSGKREKYYELIENLKSARMGITFEAYLSTAVFTSVLVGIIGSILIALLVYLLNVPALISFRGNVPTDIAATINQFQGYYLMVGTLIAGIVSFVVLYGTTFLIYLVYPSVVAGGRRRNIETTLPYAINYLAAMSTAGIPPAEVFRQLGNSTIYGESSVEARYIILEVDVFGHDLIEALKNVSMSTPSPRMRDFLQGCIGSVAAGSNISDFFRTKAEQYTGENRQTQKQFLDTLALIAESYVTALVAGTLFMILIQSIMAILSGESTPLFLYIIIYLIIPFGSVMFVVLIDSMTPEW; this is encoded by the coding sequence ATGAATTCTTATGAGCGGTTCTGCTTCTCCCTGCTTGGAAGCCGGATGTCAGGCAAACGGGAGAAATACTATGAACTCATTGAGAATCTCAAGTCTGCCAGAATGGGTATTACCTTTGAAGCATACCTTTCTACTGCTGTATTCACCTCTGTTCTTGTCGGAATTATTGGCTCAATCCTGATTGCCCTTCTTGTGTACCTCCTGAACGTCCCGGCACTGATATCTTTTCGGGGTAATGTTCCCACGGATATTGCAGCGACTATCAACCAGTTCCAGGGATACTACCTCATGGTGGGGACACTTATTGCTGGCATCGTCTCTTTTGTGGTGCTGTATGGGACGACATTTCTCATCTATCTGGTTTATCCTTCTGTAGTTGCTGGGGGAAGAAGACGCAATATCGAGACAACCCTTCCATATGCTATCAACTATCTTGCTGCAATGTCTACCGCAGGCATCCCTCCGGCAGAGGTTTTCCGGCAACTGGGGAACTCGACGATATATGGTGAGTCTTCGGTTGAAGCTCGGTATATCATCCTTGAGGTGGATGTGTTTGGGCATGATCTTATCGAAGCATTGAAAAATGTCTCCATGAGTACACCAAGTCCGCGTATGCGTGACTTTCTCCAGGGGTGTATCGGAAGTGTTGCAGCGGGAAGCAACATCTCTGATTTTTTCAGGACAAAAGCAGAACAGTATACCGGCGAAAACAGGCAGACACAGAAACAATTTCTTGATACCCTCGCACTGATAGCCGAGAGTTATGTAACCGCTCTTGTTGCCGGAACTCTGTTCATGATTCTTATTCAGTCTATCATGGCTATTCTGTCTGGAGAATCAACACCCTTGTTTCTGTATATTATCATCTATCTGATCATTCCGTTTGGAAGTGTGATGTTTGTGGTTCTGATAGATTCGATGACGCCGGAGTGGTGA
- a CDS encoding type II/IV secretion system ATPase subunit, which translates to MKVKVGSFKKQVRASNDKGKPAGEPSLQDTPPKEKVSRLSALSGKKKEKTGKTNKPASLRRLGKKDEKDQSVSGTGSGESKKKGSLFGTIGKIAPLAKKREQYDPKVHGMMVDLTYVPPPGTEEIEVYPVNPPFAYIRITYNYTTHEYLYEVVEPVYSEAEKKLLDELKKGIFERVNVNTRQISRETAGETLESMMNEVLADYAINLDPLTYEKIHYHLKKDFLGDGLVDPVMHDRFIEDISCDGIGRPLFVYHSRYESIESNLFYSDNPELDSFVTKLAQRAGKHISVADPMLDATMQDGSRIQMTLGTEVTAHGSTFTIRKFKDEPITPTDLIEWGTFSPLSIAFLWLAVENGKSCIFAGGTASGKTTSLNAISLFIPPLAKIVTLEDTRELKLPHANWIPSVTRESFDVSGKGEIDMYELLKAALRQRPEYLIVGEVRGREALTLFQAMSTGHVTYSTMHADSVSSAVHRLENPPISVPRNMLSALNLVCVQVQARVGGQRIRRNKQIIEVLDIDPRTNELITNEVFRWRQATDEISYSGKSFILEEIMESHGWDEERIRRDLLQRQEVLEWMREQKIRDFRDVSKIVVSYFRDSETLMEQIRSGGNEFL; encoded by the coding sequence ATGAAAGTAAAGGTGGGGAGTTTTAAAAAACAGGTTCGTGCATCGAATGATAAGGGAAAACCTGCCGGAGAGCCATCTTTACAAGATACTCCACCTAAGGAAAAAGTTTCCCGACTGTCTGCCCTGTCTGGCAAAAAGAAAGAAAAAACTGGAAAAACCAATAAACCAGCAAGTTTACGCCGGCTTGGGAAGAAGGATGAAAAAGATCAGTCCGTTTCTGGTACAGGATCTGGGGAATCGAAAAAGAAGGGTTCACTATTTGGAACAATTGGAAAAATAGCACCTCTGGCAAAAAAACGTGAGCAATATGATCCCAAGGTCCATGGGATGATGGTTGACCTCACGTATGTGCCTCCTCCCGGGACTGAAGAGATAGAGGTCTATCCGGTTAATCCTCCTTTTGCATATATCCGGATTACGTACAACTATACCACGCATGAGTACCTGTACGAAGTTGTTGAACCGGTATATTCAGAAGCAGAAAAGAAGCTTCTCGATGAGCTTAAAAAAGGAATATTTGAACGGGTGAATGTAAACACCCGACAGATTTCACGTGAGACTGCGGGGGAGACTCTTGAGTCCATGATGAATGAGGTGCTGGCAGATTATGCAATCAACCTGGACCCTCTGACCTATGAGAAGATCCATTATCACCTGAAAAAAGACTTTCTTGGGGATGGACTTGTTGATCCGGTGATGCATGATCGGTTTATTGAAGATATCTCCTGTGACGGTATCGGCAGACCTCTTTTTGTATATCATTCGAGATACGAATCAATAGAGTCTAATCTCTTCTATTCTGATAATCCAGAACTTGATTCGTTTGTCACTAAGCTTGCTCAGCGTGCCGGAAAACACATCTCAGTTGCAGATCCGATGCTGGATGCAACAATGCAGGATGGATCCCGTATTCAGATGACACTCGGGACCGAAGTAACAGCACATGGGTCTACTTTTACCATCCGGAAATTCAAAGATGAACCGATCACCCCGACTGACCTGATCGAATGGGGTACCTTTTCTCCTCTCTCGATAGCATTCCTCTGGCTTGCTGTTGAAAACGGGAAGTCATGCATCTTTGCCGGTGGGACAGCGTCAGGAAAGACAACCTCACTGAATGCTATCTCCCTATTTATTCCACCCTTGGCAAAGATAGTCACACTTGAGGATACCAGGGAACTGAAGCTTCCCCATGCCAATTGGATTCCAAGTGTCACCCGTGAGTCCTTTGATGTGAGCGGTAAAGGGGAGATTGATATGTATGAACTCTTAAAAGCTGCTCTTCGTCAGCGTCCTGAGTACCTGATTGTTGGAGAAGTCCGTGGTCGTGAAGCACTCACTCTCTTTCAGGCGATGTCAACCGGGCATGTGACGTATTCCACAATGCACGCGGATTCAGTATCCTCAGCAGTCCATCGTCTGGAAAATCCTCCCATCTCAGTTCCAAGAAACATGCTTTCTGCCTTAAACCTGGTTTGTGTGCAGGTCCAGGCACGGGTCGGCGGTCAGCGCATCCGGCGTAACAAACAGATTATCGAGGTCCTGGATATTGATCCCAGAACCAATGAACTGATCACAAATGAAGTATTCAGATGGAGGCAGGCAACCGATGAGATCTCATACTCTGGCAAGTCGTTTATTCTGGAAGAGATCATGGAGTCACATGGGTGGGATGAGGAAAGAATTCGTCGTGATCTTCTCCAGCGGCAGGAAGTACTTGAGTGGATGCGTGAACAGAAAATCCGCGACTTTCGTGATGTGAGCAAAATTGTTGTCTCGTACTTCAGGGATTCCGAGACCTTAATGGAACAGATCCGGTCTGGTGGCAATGAATTCTTATGA
- a CDS encoding RAD55 family ATPase, giving the protein MSEESEDKAGSMIRTYVGRNRTGINGFDLALDGGFLPGSTILLIGSATSGIDQFARQFWEILPEHRKFFMLDGYLLEGMIHARNLTTSEIFENAGNGGLIIDSLSTLIMREGIDPVLAGVVSCRATVQASRDNAFFTLYEGLHAPYNEIQLIRLCDVVIHLHEEKHGNEIIRTLNVKKMTGLMPPGRLLPFIISGKGIELSTTSRVV; this is encoded by the coding sequence ATGTCTGAAGAATCAGAGGATAAAGCCGGATCGATGATCCGCACATATGTGGGAAGGAACCGAACCGGCATAAATGGATTTGATCTTGCTCTTGACGGAGGATTTCTCCCAGGGAGTACCATCCTTCTTATCGGCTCGGCTACTTCAGGTATTGATCAGTTTGCCCGCCAGTTCTGGGAAATATTACCCGAACATAGGAAATTTTTCATGCTTGACGGCTACCTGCTCGAAGGGATGATTCATGCACGAAATCTGACAACGAGTGAAATATTTGAAAATGCAGGTAATGGTGGGTTAATAATCGACTCCTTATCTACTCTTATCATGCGGGAAGGCATTGATCCAGTACTTGCAGGAGTTGTCTCATGCAGAGCAACAGTGCAGGCATCACGCGATAATGCTTTTTTTACTTTATATGAGGGACTACATGCACCCTATAACGAAATACAACTGATCCGGCTCTGTGATGTTGTTATCCACCTGCATGAAGAAAAACACGGAAACGAGATCATAAGAACCCTGAACGTGAAAAAAATGACCGGACTTATGCCTCCAGGAAGACTGCTGCCGTTTATTATATCCGGGAAGGGTATTGAGCTTTCAACAACGTCACGTGTCGTATAA
- a CDS encoding aldolase codes for MVVDEFSRIGKRLFSEHLVGGNFGNMSVRDEEESFLITRSGSYLDDPGELVQVSLFGDVPSHASSEWRVHRAVYQQTRHRAIVHAHPPYAVAASLVLEEITPLDSEGKMFCPTIPIAVGEPGSRELADDVADCLALTGLCIARGHGTFATGKTLEEAYLYTSLAEHACRVLSLVSSFQ; via the coding sequence ATGGTTGTTGATGAATTTTCACGAATAGGAAAACGACTCTTCTCCGAACATCTGGTTGGTGGTAACTTTGGCAACATGAGTGTTCGTGATGAAGAAGAGAGTTTTCTGATCACGAGGTCAGGTTCATACCTTGATGATCCTGGTGAACTTGTCCAGGTGTCACTCTTTGGTGATGTCCCATCCCATGCTTCAAGTGAATGGCGTGTTCACCGGGCAGTATACCAACAGACACGACACCGGGCAATTGTCCATGCTCATCCTCCATATGCCGTTGCAGCATCTTTGGTTCTTGAAGAAATCACTCCTCTTGATAGTGAAGGGAAGATGTTCTGTCCGACGATTCCAATTGCCGTAGGAGAACCCGGCAGCCGGGAACTGGCAGATGATGTTGCAGACTGTCTTGCGTTGACCGGGCTTTGTATCGCCAGAGGACATGGTACCTTTGCCACTGGAAAAACCCTGGAGGAAGCATATCTGTACACATCCCTGGCTGAACATGCATGCCGGGTTTTGTCTCTGGTATCTTCATTTCAGTGA
- the npdG gene encoding NADPH-dependent F420 reductase gives MRVGIVGGTGEIGEGMAMRLSRIMDVCVGSREVQKAHETCDTCLISAKERGINCSVEPGSNQQVVDESDLIILAIPFKHVESTIRGITGWEDKIVVSPVNPMERRDCFVYTPPTEGSAALFIQKILPSNTRICTAFNNIAGNRWRDVDSVLSYSVPVCGDDPDAKRIVMDLVDSISELKSFDAGPLSSSHIVESITPLLLNVARFNKMKDVGIRFV, from the coding sequence GTGCGGGTAGGAATCGTAGGAGGAACCGGAGAGATTGGGGAAGGGATGGCAATGCGCCTTTCCCGAATCATGGATGTCTGCGTTGGATCCCGTGAAGTTCAGAAAGCCCATGAGACCTGTGATACATGTCTTATTTCTGCAAAAGAACGTGGAATTAATTGTTCTGTAGAACCAGGATCCAACCAGCAGGTCGTGGATGAGTCAGATCTAATTATCCTGGCAATCCCGTTCAAACATGTTGAGTCAACCATCCGGGGCATCACTGGCTGGGAGGACAAGATTGTTGTAAGTCCGGTAAATCCGATGGAACGGCGTGATTGTTTTGTGTATACTCCTCCGACAGAAGGTTCTGCAGCTCTGTTTATTCAGAAAATTCTGCCTTCGAATACCCGGATATGTACTGCGTTTAATAATATTGCCGGAAACCGGTGGCGGGATGTAGATAGCGTTCTCTCGTATTCAGTCCCGGTCTGCGGTGATGATCCTGATGCGAAGCGAATCGTTATGGATCTGGTTGATTCTATTTCAGAACTCAAATCATTTGACGCAGGACCCCTATCCTCATCACATATTGTTGAAAGTATAACGCCCCTCCTTCTGAATGTTGCACGATTTAACAAAATGAAGGATGTCGGAATCCGGTTTGTGTAG
- a CDS encoding thioredoxin family protein: protein MSKPILMDFYAEWCGPCKRMGPILEDLKNRMGDLVEIRKINVDENMTEAQNYHISVVPTIIIEKDGIVVQKFQGVTEADTLESVLRPLVA from the coding sequence ATGTCAAAACCGATTCTTATGGACTTCTATGCCGAATGGTGCGGACCATGCAAAAGAATGGGCCCGATTCTTGAAGATCTGAAAAACCGTATGGGCGATCTTGTTGAGATCCGTAAAATCAACGTTGATGAAAATATGACTGAAGCTCAGAATTATCACATATCAGTTGTTCCAACCATCATCATCGAGAAGGATGGTATTGTAGTCCAGAAATTCCAGGGTGTTACGGAGGCAGATACCTTGGAATCGGTTCTTCGTCCCCTGGTGGCATAA